One window from the genome of Bacillus weihaiensis encodes:
- the hflK gene encoding FtsH protease activity modulator HflK yields MISMKRVLTMIGFALLIILLAVVAFTSWYTVDESEQAVMITLGEVEEGISEPGLHFKYPWPIQSVEVLSKETFSLQFGYEETEDGEVTDFPKETKMITGDENIVLADMVVQWKITEPGKYLFNAENPKEMLEDATSASLRSIIGSSTIDNALTSGKVEIENQVQELLSTLIDGYDIGITILAVKLQDVDLPNEEVRKAFTNVTDARETMNTRRNEANKYRNKRTEEAQGEKDAIMSAAQGDKAARIEEARGDVAQFNAIYNEYKGAKDITEKRLVLETIDQVLPNAEIYIMEDNGNTMKYLPIKDATTKPVAPVEQEGSENNGQ; encoded by the coding sequence ATGATAAGCATGAAAAGAGTGCTCACAATGATTGGCTTTGCTCTTTTAATTATTCTTTTAGCGGTTGTAGCCTTTACATCATGGTACACAGTTGACGAGTCAGAGCAGGCCGTCATGATCACATTAGGGGAAGTGGAAGAGGGCATAAGTGAACCAGGATTACACTTTAAATATCCATGGCCAATTCAGTCAGTTGAAGTTCTTTCTAAAGAAACATTTAGTTTACAGTTTGGATATGAGGAAACAGAAGATGGGGAAGTGACAGACTTTCCAAAAGAAACGAAGATGATTACTGGTGACGAAAATATCGTACTAGCTGATATGGTTGTTCAGTGGAAAATTACAGAACCTGGGAAATATTTATTTAATGCTGAAAACCCAAAAGAAATGCTGGAGGATGCAACGTCTGCAAGCTTAAGAAGTATTATTGGTAGCTCGACAATTGACAATGCCTTAACTTCCGGAAAGGTAGAGATTGAGAATCAGGTTCAAGAGCTCCTATCGACTCTCATTGATGGCTATGACATAGGGATTACGATTCTTGCTGTTAAATTACAGGATGTTGACCTACCTAATGAAGAGGTACGTAAAGCATTTACGAATGTAACAGATGCACGTGAGACAATGAATACCCGAAGAAATGAAGCGAATAAATATCGGAATAAGCGAACAGAGGAAGCGCAAGGGGAAAAAGATGCGATTATGTCTGCAGCACAAGGTGATAAGGCGGCTAGAATTGAAGAGGCGCGTGGTGATGTGGCACAATTTAATGCCATCTACAATGAGTATAAAGGAGCAAAAGACATAACGGAAAAACGTCTAGTGTTAGAAACCATTGATCAAGTTTTACCTAATGCTGAAATTTACATTATGGAAGACAATGGGAATACAATGAAGTACCTACCAATTAAAGATGCAACAACAAAACCTGTGGCTCCGGTTGAACAGGAAGGAAGTGAAAATAATGGACAATGA
- the hflC gene encoding protease modulator HflC: MDNDNVVNMEEKKPNPFQKYFRGGISLLIAAILLVVILSNLYIVKENEYKVVRQFGEVVRIIENPGLNYKIPFIQSVTTLPKYQMTYDVQEAEINTKDKKRLIIDNYTVWKIKDPKQMISNARTLVNAETKMAEFVFSTVRSELGQLEYDEIINDEKSSRGSLNDKVTNIVNELLEKDGYGIEVVDVRMKRTDLPSENEQSVFTRMISERESTAQGYLSKGDAEKNRIIAETDREVKEMLAKAESEAEIIRSEGEQEAAKMYNAAYSKDPDFYDLYRTLQSYKQTIDEETVIIVPFDSPYAKLLKGTE, translated from the coding sequence ATGGACAATGATAACGTAGTGAACATGGAAGAAAAAAAGCCTAATCCCTTTCAAAAATACTTTCGGGGTGGTATCAGCTTATTAATAGCGGCTATCTTATTGGTTGTCATTTTATCCAATCTCTATATCGTTAAAGAAAACGAATATAAAGTGGTCCGTCAATTTGGTGAGGTAGTGCGAATTATTGAGAACCCGGGTTTAAATTATAAAATCCCATTTATTCAATCTGTTACGACTTTACCTAAATATCAAATGACATATGATGTACAAGAAGCAGAAATTAATACAAAAGATAAGAAACGTTTAATTATTGATAACTATACGGTTTGGAAAATTAAAGATCCAAAGCAAATGATCTCTAATGCACGAACATTAGTTAATGCGGAAACAAAAATGGCAGAATTCGTTTTCTCAACTGTTCGTTCAGAGCTAGGACAGTTAGAATATGATGAAATTATCAATGATGAGAAATCTTCACGAGGTAGTTTGAATGACAAAGTGACAAATATTGTGAATGAATTACTTGAAAAGGATGGATATGGGATTGAAGTAGTTGACGTTAGGATGAAACGAACGGATCTTCCTTCAGAAAATGAACAATCTGTATTTACAAGAATGATTTCAGAACGTGAATCAACAGCACAAGGATACTTGTCAAAAGGGGATGCTGAGAAAAATCGAATCATCGCTGAAACAGATCGAGAAGTAAAAGAGATGCTAGCTAAAGCGGAGTCCGAAGCGGAGATTATTCGAAGTGAAGGAGAACAAGAAGCGGCTAAAATGTATAACGCGGCCTATTCGAAGGATCCAGACTTCTATGATCTATATAGAACACTTCAATCATACAAACAAACAATAGATGAAGAAACAGTGATCATTGTACCATTTGACTCACCATATGCTAAGTTACTTAAAGGAACTGAATAA